A single window of Granulicella mallensis MP5ACTX8 DNA harbors:
- a CDS encoding CoA-acylating methylmalonate-semialdehyde dehydrogenase — MSAAIASPLPTRSSTIDIREITHWISGTAVRGTSGRFADVYHPASGKVQAHVPLASNAEVDKAVQAAAAAFPEWSSSPPLRRARVLFRFREIYERRLDEVAALLNREHGKVFSDAKGEATRGLEVVEFATGIPQLLKGEFTEQVGTGIDSWSMRQPLGVVAGITPFNFPAMVPMWMFPIALACGNTFVLKPSERDPSASILLAEMLKEAGLPDGVFNVVHGDKSAVDAILAHPTIQAVSFVGSTPIAEYVYREGTKHGKRVQALGGAKNHMIVMPDADLDQAADALAGAAYGSAGERCMAISIAVTVGHQTADTLIEKLKTRISNLRVGDGAQDASTGEADLGPLVTKNHLDKVTTYVELGTTEGAELVVDGRQGALPQGDGFFLGACLFDHVKPEMRIYKEEIFGPVLGVVRVNNFETALQLINDHEFGNGTALFTRDGDTARDFARRVQAGMVGINVPIPVPMAFHSFGGWKRSLFGDHAVHGPEGVRFYTRIKTVTARWPTGIRTGVDTTMPTLG; from the coding sequence ATGTCCGCCGCCATCGCATCGCCCCTCCCGACCAGGTCTTCCACCATCGACATTCGCGAGATCACCCACTGGATCTCCGGCACTGCCGTTCGCGGAACGTCAGGCCGTTTCGCCGACGTGTACCACCCCGCCTCCGGCAAGGTGCAGGCCCACGTTCCCCTCGCCTCCAATGCCGAGGTCGACAAAGCTGTGCAGGCCGCTGCTGCCGCCTTTCCAGAGTGGTCTTCGTCTCCGCCGCTGCGCCGCGCCCGCGTGCTCTTCCGCTTCCGCGAGATCTACGAGCGCCGCCTCGACGAAGTAGCCGCCCTTCTCAATCGCGAGCACGGCAAGGTCTTCTCCGACGCTAAAGGCGAGGCCACGCGCGGTCTCGAAGTCGTCGAATTCGCTACCGGCATTCCGCAGCTTCTCAAGGGCGAGTTCACCGAGCAGGTTGGCACCGGAATCGATAGCTGGTCGATGCGGCAACCGCTCGGCGTCGTCGCCGGCATTACCCCCTTCAACTTCCCCGCGATGGTGCCCATGTGGATGTTCCCCATCGCTCTGGCCTGCGGCAACACCTTCGTGCTGAAGCCCAGCGAACGCGACCCCAGTGCCTCAATCCTTCTTGCCGAGATGCTCAAGGAAGCCGGTCTTCCCGATGGTGTCTTCAACGTCGTGCACGGAGACAAATCCGCGGTCGACGCGATTCTCGCTCACCCCACGATTCAAGCCGTCAGCTTCGTCGGCTCTACGCCTATCGCGGAGTACGTCTATCGTGAAGGCACAAAGCACGGCAAGCGCGTGCAGGCCCTCGGCGGGGCGAAGAACCACATGATCGTGATGCCCGATGCCGATCTCGACCAGGCGGCCGACGCCCTCGCCGGTGCAGCCTATGGCTCGGCGGGCGAGCGCTGCATGGCGATCAGCATTGCCGTAACCGTCGGCCACCAGACCGCCGACACGCTGATCGAAAAGCTCAAGACTCGTATCTCCAATCTGCGCGTGGGCGATGGCGCACAAGACGCATCGACGGGCGAGGCGGACCTAGGTCCGCTTGTAACAAAAAACCATCTCGACAAGGTGACAACCTACGTCGAACTCGGCACCACCGAAGGCGCGGAGCTCGTCGTCGATGGACGCCAGGGCGCACTGCCCCAGGGCGACGGCTTCTTCCTCGGGGCCTGCCTCTTCGATCACGTCAAGCCGGAGATGCGGATCTACAAGGAAGAGATCTTCGGGCCGGTGTTGGGCGTAGTACGCGTCAACAACTTCGAGACAGCGCTGCAGCTCATCAACGATCACGAGTTCGGTAACGGCACAGCCCTGTTCACTCGCGACGGCGACACTGCCCGCGACTTCGCACGGCGTGTGCAGGCGGGCATGGTCGGCATCAACGTGCCGATCCCCGTGCCGATGGCCTTCCACAGCTTCGGCGGATGGAAGCGTTCTCTCTTCGGCGACCACGCAGTGCACGGTCCCGAGGGCGTACGTTTCTACACCCGCATCAAGACTGTGACAGCACGCTGGCCAACAGGCATCCGCACCGGCGTCGACACAACGATGCCTACGCTCGGATAG
- the ku gene encoding non-homologous end joining protein Ku, with protein MARPYWSGQIQISLVSFGVKLFVATEAKSDIHFHQIDRKTGERVRHQKVLASAIENDPDEAADSDEVVGRSQIVKGYEYSKGQYVTIEPEELEHLRVPSKHTMEVTQFVDREQLPPEFFEKPYFVVPENDAQTEAFTTVRQALEDTGKAAISKIAFGGREHVVAIVPAGSEAHGGMMAYTMRYAAELRDPAEYFQDIKKIKVSSDSLSLAKELIKRKAKPFDPSKFVDGYEVAVKELVEAKLKHAPVPREEAPAPAKGKVINLMDALRKSVSGDSHPAKKTAAKKHGLALVKGAAKKQTPHAAKSKATPKRKSA; from the coding sequence ATGGCTCGTCCTTATTGGAGCGGACAGATACAGATCTCGCTGGTGTCTTTCGGCGTGAAGCTCTTCGTCGCAACGGAAGCAAAGAGCGACATTCACTTTCATCAGATCGACCGCAAAACCGGCGAGCGTGTCAGGCACCAGAAGGTGCTGGCGAGCGCAATCGAGAACGATCCAGATGAAGCTGCCGACTCCGACGAGGTCGTCGGACGCAGCCAGATCGTCAAGGGCTACGAGTACAGCAAGGGCCAGTACGTCACCATCGAACCCGAAGAGCTCGAACATCTTCGCGTGCCCTCCAAGCACACCATGGAGGTCACGCAGTTCGTCGATCGCGAGCAACTGCCCCCGGAGTTCTTTGAGAAGCCCTACTTCGTCGTGCCGGAAAACGACGCGCAGACCGAGGCCTTCACTACGGTCCGCCAGGCACTGGAAGACACCGGCAAGGCCGCGATCTCCAAGATTGCCTTTGGCGGCCGCGAGCACGTTGTCGCCATCGTCCCAGCAGGTTCAGAGGCCCACGGCGGCATGATGGCGTACACCATGCGCTATGCAGCCGAACTGCGCGACCCCGCCGAATACTTTCAGGACATCAAGAAGATCAAGGTCTCGAGCGACTCCCTCTCGCTGGCAAAAGAGCTCATCAAGCGCAAAGCCAAGCCTTTTGATCCCTCAAAGTTTGTCGATGGCTATGAAGTCGCAGTAAAGGAACTCGTCGAGGCCAAGCTGAAGCATGCTCCGGTTCCACGCGAGGAAGCGCCCGCGCCCGCCAAGGGCAAGGTGATCAACCTGATGGATGCCTTGAGGAAGAGCGTCAGCGGAGACAGCCACCCCGCAAAGAAGACGGCCGCAAAGAAGCACGGCCTCGCGCTGGTGAAGGGCGCCGCGAAGAAGCAGACGCCCCACGCAGCGAAATCGAAGGCGACACCGAAACGGAAGTCAGCCTAG
- the ligD gene encoding DNA ligase D, with translation MAPTKKAVSRKPASKKTAAKRTPHKTHASAADAVDEQLARYREMRDFKVTAEPSGKGKSTKAKASGLPFVIQKHAASHLHYDFRLGWNGVLKSWAVAKGPSYFTGDRRLAVQVEDHPMEYGGFEGIIPKGQYGGGTVMVWDQGTWEPQPGHEDVDAGLREGSLKFVMHGTKMTGKWTLVRMGGKAANERKPNWLLIKEHDEFERGKDDPSITDEAPDSAVTGRTLDQIAGQEDHVWNSKDTARGKAWHRQKPAAPEKKAQSPRSPKAKNDAALKDLPRETQPAFLSPQLALEATGPPGKEGWLHELKLDGYRIQARKSGSDVQLLTRKGLDWTHRMPAIAKDITKLPAENATLDGEVVVVSENGTTSFANLQASFQDGEKHPLTYFCFDLLHLNGRNTRGLSLRERKALLAEILGEGIGSVHLSEHIETGGESMFHQACELHAEGIISKWGASTYSSGRSGEWLKSKCLREQEFVIGGYTLSSEGPDRIGSLLLGYYRDGKLIYSGRTGTGFTQKTRRTLRKQLGDLENRSMPFARVPVDGRRDAIWVKPKLVAQVRFATWTADNLVRQAAFLGLREDKPAKEVQREEATVAPQPKGTSKRPAKTAPVVATHRAAVPIAAKTATKTATTGSIRLTHPDKILDAESGLTKADLSAFYQGVAEHMLPHIADRPLSLVRCPEGTGKPCFFQKHVNHMLPPGVGGIDVPNKKTGEPEPYITLNTTEALINLAQMGVLEVHPWGSRNDDLEHPDRLIFDLDPDESLPWSTLCDAAAEVRKRLKKAGLESFLKTTGGKGLHVVAPIQPELDWPQLKALAHKFVESMERENPTLYLTKMTKSARKGKIYLDYLRNERGATAVAPYSPRARAGAHVSLPLPWSALKLPERPVYSVKNFDEWRSRLRNDPWKAMLTTRQKLDPASFEQA, from the coding sequence ATGGCGCCAACAAAAAAAGCCGTGTCGCGGAAGCCAGCCAGCAAAAAAACAGCCGCTAAGAGGACCCCGCACAAAACACACGCCTCGGCTGCGGATGCCGTCGATGAACAGCTTGCGCGTTATCGCGAGATGCGTGACTTCAAGGTCACAGCCGAACCCAGCGGCAAAGGCAAATCTACGAAAGCCAAAGCCTCCGGCCTTCCGTTCGTGATTCAAAAGCACGCTGCGAGCCACCTGCACTACGACTTCCGCCTCGGCTGGAACGGCGTGCTGAAGAGCTGGGCGGTCGCGAAGGGCCCCAGCTACTTCACCGGCGACCGCCGGCTCGCGGTCCAGGTAGAAGACCATCCGATGGAGTACGGTGGCTTCGAGGGCATCATCCCCAAAGGGCAATACGGCGGCGGCACCGTCATGGTGTGGGATCAGGGCACGTGGGAGCCGCAGCCCGGGCACGAGGACGTCGATGCCGGTCTGCGCGAAGGCAGTCTGAAGTTCGTGATGCATGGCACAAAGATGACGGGCAAGTGGACGCTCGTGCGCATGGGTGGCAAAGCCGCCAACGAGCGCAAGCCGAACTGGCTGCTCATCAAGGAGCACGACGAGTTCGAACGCGGCAAGGACGATCCCTCCATCACCGACGAAGCGCCCGACTCCGCCGTGACTGGCCGCACACTGGATCAGATCGCAGGACAGGAAGACCACGTTTGGAACTCCAAGGACACCGCACGCGGCAAGGCCTGGCACAGACAGAAACCCGCTGCACCAGAAAAAAAGGCGCAATCCCCGAGATCGCCGAAGGCAAAGAATGACGCTGCGCTCAAAGATCTACCCAGGGAGACGCAACCCGCATTTCTTTCGCCGCAGCTCGCACTCGAGGCTACAGGACCTCCCGGGAAAGAGGGCTGGCTGCATGAGCTGAAGCTCGACGGCTATCGCATCCAGGCGCGCAAATCTGGCAGTGACGTTCAGCTGCTCACACGCAAGGGTCTCGATTGGACCCACCGCATGCCCGCTATCGCGAAGGACATCACGAAGCTGCCCGCCGAGAACGCAACACTCGACGGAGAGGTGGTCGTGGTCAGTGAAAACGGCACCACCAGCTTCGCCAATCTGCAGGCCTCATTTCAGGATGGAGAGAAGCATCCTCTGACCTACTTCTGCTTCGACCTGCTGCACCTCAACGGCCGCAACACCCGAGGTCTGAGCCTGCGCGAACGCAAAGCTCTGCTAGCGGAGATTCTTGGCGAAGGCATCGGCTCAGTTCACCTGAGCGAGCACATCGAGACCGGCGGCGAATCCATGTTCCACCAGGCCTGCGAGCTTCATGCAGAAGGCATCATCTCCAAGTGGGGCGCTTCGACATACTCCTCCGGCCGCAGCGGGGAGTGGCTCAAGTCCAAATGCCTTCGCGAACAGGAGTTCGTTATCGGTGGCTATACACTCTCCTCCGAAGGCCCGGACCGCATCGGCTCCCTTCTCCTGGGCTACTACCGCGACGGCAAACTAATCTATTCAGGCCGCACGGGCACAGGCTTTACACAAAAGACAAGACGCACGTTACGCAAACAACTTGGTGATTTAGAAAACAGGTCCATGCCCTTCGCCCGAGTTCCCGTAGATGGGCGCAGAGATGCTATCTGGGTGAAACCTAAGCTCGTTGCGCAGGTCCGGTTTGCCACCTGGACGGCGGACAATCTCGTGCGTCAAGCCGCATTTCTTGGATTGCGCGAAGACAAACCCGCTAAGGAAGTTCAACGGGAAGAAGCAACCGTCGCACCTCAGCCCAAAGGAACATCGAAGCGTCCAGCGAAAACTGCACCCGTAGTAGCCACGCATCGAGCAGCCGTACCCATCGCCGCCAAGACAGCGACGAAAACGGCAACAACAGGTTCGATACGTCTCACCCATCCGGACAAGATCCTCGACGCTGAGAGCGGCCTCACCAAGGCGGACCTATCCGCGTTCTACCAGGGCGTCGCCGAGCACATGTTGCCGCACATCGCCGACCGGCCTCTCAGCCTTGTGCGCTGTCCTGAGGGCACGGGCAAACCCTGTTTCTTCCAAAAGCACGTCAATCACATGCTGCCGCCGGGTGTCGGAGGCATCGACGTCCCGAATAAAAAGACCGGAGAGCCGGAGCCCTACATCACACTCAACACAACGGAAGCGCTCATCAACCTGGCACAGATGGGCGTGCTGGAAGTGCATCCGTGGGGTTCGCGCAACGACGATCTCGAACATCCTGACCGGCTGATCTTCGACCTCGATCCAGATGAATCGCTGCCATGGTCGACGCTCTGCGACGCAGCAGCGGAGGTCCGCAAACGCTTGAAGAAAGCAGGCCTGGAAAGCTTTCTAAAGACCACCGGCGGCAAAGGATTACACGTCGTCGCTCCCATCCAGCCCGAGTTAGATTGGCCACAGCTCAAAGCGCTGGCTCACAAGTTCGTCGAGAGCATGGAAAGAGAGAATCCCACGCTTTATCTAACGAAGATGACCAAGTCCGCGCGCAAGGGAAAGATCTATCTCGACTATCTGCGCAATGAACGCGGGGCAACCGCAGTCGCTCCCTACTCGCCACGCGCCCGTGCGGGAGCGCATGTTTCGCTGCCCTTACCGTGGTCCGCGTTGAAGCTCCCGGAGCGTCCCGTGTACTCCGTCAAGAACTTCGACGAATGGCGCTCGCGACTCCGCAACGATCCATGGAAGGCGATGCTGACGACTCGTCAGAAGCTCGATCCTGCAAGTTTTGAGCAGGCATGA
- a CDS encoding M16 family metallopeptidase, with amino-acid sequence MVTSALRPHELQPWRSKVLRTATLAAVTLLFLPGLKAQDKYEQQMESHTTVKVLPNGLTLVLSERHEAPVFSFYTLVDAGSADDPGGQSGLAHMFEHIAFKGTTEVGTTDYPAEKAALDKVEQAYAAYDAEFRKPVGQDKARLASLHQAFEDAVKTAQTYVIPNQFSEIAEENGAVGLNASTAEDSTQYFWSMPSNRLELWAYLESGRIGWPVAREFYKERDVVNEERRMRIDSSSQGRLIEEFLAAAYMAHPYGRPGVGWESDITQVTATEAAAFHSKYYVPSNIVVAVVGDFDTKTALPMLERYFGRIPAGPKPEPLTTIEPPQHAERTVVLREATQPIYLEGYHKPDYRDPDDSVYDAITDIFSNGRTSRLYRSLVRDQKIALVAEGFSGFPGNKFPGLFAFYALPQRGHTSDELRTAIHKELDTLKTTDVSDAELERFKTRARADLLRGLGDNAGLASQLAQYQTSFGDWRVMFQELAKIDAVTKADIRRVANKTFVENNRTSARIDFQAPTATPVAAGNGGAK; translated from the coding sequence ATGGTTACGTCTGCACTCCGCCCGCACGAGCTCCAGCCATGGCGCAGCAAGGTCTTACGCACAGCAACTCTCGCCGCAGTGACCCTGCTGTTCCTTCCAGGACTCAAGGCCCAGGACAAGTACGAGCAGCAGATGGAAAGCCACACGACAGTCAAGGTGCTTCCCAACGGCCTGACTCTCGTACTAAGCGAGCGCCACGAGGCACCGGTCTTCAGCTTTTACACACTGGTCGACGCCGGCTCCGCCGACGATCCCGGCGGACAGAGCGGCCTCGCGCACATGTTCGAGCACATCGCCTTCAAAGGAACCACGGAGGTCGGCACCACTGACTATCCCGCCGAAAAAGCCGCTCTCGACAAGGTAGAACAAGCCTATGCCGCCTACGACGCCGAATTTCGCAAGCCTGTAGGCCAGGACAAAGCGCGCCTCGCAAGCCTGCACCAGGCCTTTGAAGACGCGGTAAAGACCGCGCAAACCTATGTCATCCCCAATCAATTCTCCGAGATCGCCGAAGAGAACGGCGCCGTCGGACTGAACGCCTCAACCGCCGAAGACTCCACGCAGTACTTCTGGAGCATGCCGTCCAATCGTCTCGAACTCTGGGCCTACCTGGAGTCCGGCCGCATCGGCTGGCCGGTGGCGCGCGAGTTCTACAAGGAGCGCGACGTCGTCAACGAAGAGCGCCGCATGCGCATCGACTCCTCTTCTCAAGGCCGTCTCATCGAGGAGTTCCTCGCCGCAGCCTACATGGCGCATCCCTACGGCCGCCCGGGCGTCGGCTGGGAGAGCGACATCACCCAGGTCACCGCGACCGAAGCCGCCGCGTTTCATAGCAAGTACTACGTTCCGTCAAACATCGTAGTAGCCGTAGTAGGCGACTTCGACACCAAGACCGCGTTGCCCATGCTGGAACGCTACTTTGGCCGCATCCCCGCTGGTCCCAAGCCTGAGCCGCTGACCACCATCGAGCCGCCGCAACATGCCGAGCGCACCGTGGTTCTGCGCGAGGCGACACAGCCCATCTATCTCGAGGGCTACCACAAGCCGGACTACCGCGACCCCGACGACTCGGTCTACGACGCCATCACCGACATCTTCTCCAACGGCCGCACCTCGCGCCTTTATCGCAGCCTGGTTCGCGACCAGAAGATTGCGCTGGTGGCAGAGGGCTTCAGCGGCTTCCCCGGCAACAAGTTTCCCGGCCTGTTCGCCTTCTATGCCCTTCCCCAGCGCGGCCACACCTCGGATGAACTGCGCACGGCGATCCACAAGGAACTCGATACTTTGAAGACCACCGACGTCAGCGATGCCGAACTCGAACGCTTCAAGACACGCGCACGCGCCGACCTGCTGCGCGGTCTCGGAGACAACGCCGGCCTCGCTTCGCAGCTTGCCCAGTATCAGACGAGCTTCGGCGACTGGCGCGTGATGTTCCAGGAGCTGGCGAAGATCGACGCCGTCACCAAAGCCGACATCCGCCGCGTCGCGAACAAGACGTTCGTCGAGAACAACCGCACCAGCGCACGCATCGACTTCCAGGCGCCTACCGCAACACCCGTCGCGGCTGGCAATGGAGGTGCGAAATGA
- the ppk1 gene encoding polyphosphate kinase 1, whose amino-acid sequence MAQQKKVAKKQVSVRKSVEQPISPAADVSKTPSRYINRDESWLLFNRRVLEEADDATNPLLERLKFLAITASNLDEFLEIRVAGILQQMEEDLGLPQKPDEGGLTSDARMDRLRDWLHRFATDQDQCWTERLAPALEAANIHLVKWKDMTEEDRLFAARFFHDQVDPLLTPVTLDPSHPFPRVLNKALCLALLLRHKRKNRVGVRSPKVLGVITIPRSLPDLVVLPERDGQRNYLLLDELIEAHSERMFRGYEVLGRAAFRVTRNSNLYMQEEEARSVLESVAAELHNRRKGDVVRMEIDATAADVIAERLRINFELEEWQVFRTQAPVNINRLMNLYKEIKTSDFKFPEFHGRRLQLGPKARDVFDELRKRDILLHHPYDSYNTVEAFIAAGTNDPRVISMKQTLYRTSADSSMFRALTEAAQSKDVTVVVELMARFDEASNIRWARELEDAGVQVFHGIYGLKTHCKLALLWRRDPDGVVRSYAHLGTGNYNPVTARFYTDISLLTARPELTEAMQRVFRYLTANWEASHETYRPLLVAPVTLADDMLALIAREEAHARKGHKAHIIAKMNALLDTKTIEALYSASQAGVEIDLIVRGMCALRPGVPGLSERIRVRSIIGRFLEHSRIFWFANGGHEEVYAGSADWMPRNLYERCEVVFPIVDENGKHRLRKEILETYLKDDVKARLMQPDGTYIRATGSGKRISAQDWFMEHATASDSGENRQEASDLPTALPAATEASPKRARS is encoded by the coding sequence ATGGCCCAGCAGAAAAAAGTCGCCAAAAAGCAAGTAAGCGTGAGGAAGTCAGTGGAACAACCGATTTCACCAGCCGCCGATGTTTCAAAGACGCCCAGTCGCTACATCAACCGCGATGAGAGCTGGCTGCTGTTCAACCGCCGCGTACTGGAAGAGGCCGATGACGCCACCAATCCGCTGCTGGAGCGCCTGAAGTTTCTCGCCATCACCGCCAGCAATCTCGACGAGTTCCTCGAGATCCGGGTCGCCGGCATCCTGCAGCAGATGGAAGAAGACCTCGGCCTCCCCCAGAAGCCGGACGAAGGCGGCCTCACCTCGGACGCGCGCATGGACCGCCTGCGCGACTGGCTGCACCGCTTCGCCACCGACCAGGACCAGTGCTGGACCGAGCGCCTGGCTCCGGCGCTTGAAGCCGCTAATATTCACCTCGTGAAATGGAAAGACATGACCGAAGAGGACCGCCTCTTCGCCGCGCGCTTCTTCCACGATCAGGTCGATCCCCTGCTCACTCCCGTCACGCTGGACCCCTCGCATCCCTTTCCGCGTGTGCTCAACAAAGCGCTCTGCCTCGCGCTGCTGCTGCGTCACAAGCGCAAGAACCGCGTCGGAGTTCGCAGCCCCAAGGTCCTCGGCGTCATCACCATTCCGCGCTCCCTGCCCGACCTGGTAGTACTGCCGGAACGCGATGGCCAGCGCAACTACCTACTGCTCGATGAACTGATCGAAGCGCACTCCGAGCGCATGTTCCGCGGCTACGAGGTCCTGGGGCGGGCAGCGTTCCGTGTCACGCGCAACAGCAATCTCTACATGCAGGAAGAAGAAGCCCGGTCGGTGTTGGAGAGCGTAGCCGCCGAGCTCCACAATCGCCGCAAGGGCGACGTCGTGCGCATGGAGATCGACGCCACCGCGGCGGATGTGATCGCCGAGCGGCTGCGCATCAACTTCGAGCTCGAGGAGTGGCAGGTCTTCCGCACCCAGGCTCCCGTCAACATCAACCGCCTGATGAATCTCTACAAGGAGATCAAGACCTCCGACTTCAAGTTCCCCGAGTTCCACGGGCGGCGGCTCCAGCTCGGGCCCAAAGCCCGTGACGTCTTCGACGAGCTGCGCAAGCGTGACATCCTGCTGCACCACCCCTACGACAGCTACAACACGGTCGAGGCGTTCATCGCCGCAGGCACCAACGATCCACGCGTCATCTCGATGAAGCAGACGCTCTACCGCACCAGCGCCGACTCCTCGATGTTCCGCGCTCTCACCGAAGCCGCGCAGAGCAAGGACGTAACGGTAGTCGTCGAGCTGATGGCCCGCTTCGACGAGGCCTCCAACATCCGCTGGGCGCGCGAGCTCGAAGACGCCGGCGTGCAGGTCTTCCACGGCATCTACGGCCTCAAGACGCACTGCAAGCTGGCCTTGCTGTGGCGGCGCGATCCCGATGGCGTCGTGCGCAGCTACGCGCATCTCGGCACCGGCAACTACAACCCCGTCACCGCGCGCTTCTACACCGACATCAGCCTGCTGACGGCGCGGCCCGAACTGACCGAAGCCATGCAGCGCGTATTCCGTTACCTGACCGCCAACTGGGAAGCCAGCCACGAGACCTACCGCCCGCTGCTCGTCGCTCCCGTTACGCTGGCCGACGACATGCTCGCCTTGATCGCCCGCGAAGAGGCTCATGCCCGCAAGGGACACAAGGCGCACATCATCGCCAAGATGAATGCCCTGCTCGACACCAAGACGATCGAAGCTCTCTACTCGGCGTCGCAGGCCGGGGTTGAAATCGACCTGATCGTACGCGGCATGTGTGCTCTGCGTCCCGGCGTTCCCGGCCTGAGCGAGCGGATTCGCGTGCGCTCCATCATCGGCCGTTTCCTTGAGCACAGCCGCATCTTCTGGTTTGCCAACGGAGGCCACGAAGAGGTCTATGCCGGCAGCGCCGACTGGATGCCGCGTAACCTCTACGAGCGTTGCGAGGTCGTCTTCCCCATCGTCGATGAAAACGGCAAGCACAGGCTCCGCAAGGAGATCCTCGAAACCTACCTGAAGGATGACGTGAAGGCACGTCTGATGCAGCCCGATGGAACCTACATCCGCGCAACCGGCAGCGGCAAACGCATCAGCGCGCAGGACTGGTTCATGGAACACGCAACCGCCTCGGACTCCGGCGAAAACCGGCAGGAGGCCTCCGATCTGCCGACAGCCCTGCCTGCCGCAACCGAAGCGTCCCCGAAGAGAGCACGCTCGTAA
- a CDS encoding 2-keto-4-pentenoate hydratase: protein MTGDRENQLEAAANLLLDARRTNTPIADLPEELRPTNLDEVYAVQDMIAAAYGEIGGWKIGAPNPEATPMYAPMPAQWVATSGSVIDGDRWYRGLEAEIAFLVGEDLPPRATPYSREEAVAAMASCHPVIEVLEPGLSDSTKADRNSTLADLQMHGGFIYGPAFDNWQSVDFNTEKVTLAVDGVIRVERTGSNTSGDLVKLLPWLANEGAARTGGLRKGQWITTGSWTGNTQASAGSAADVVFSTVGSVSLRFA from the coding sequence ATGACCGGAGACCGCGAGAATCAACTGGAAGCCGCAGCCAACCTGCTGCTGGACGCACGGCGCACCAATACCCCGATCGCCGATCTGCCCGAAGAGCTTCGTCCCACCAATCTCGACGAGGTCTATGCCGTCCAGGACATGATCGCCGCAGCCTACGGCGAGATCGGCGGCTGGAAGATCGGCGCGCCAAATCCGGAAGCTACTCCGATGTATGCCCCCATGCCCGCGCAGTGGGTCGCCACCAGCGGCAGCGTGATTGACGGTGACCGGTGGTATCGCGGACTTGAAGCGGAGATCGCGTTTCTCGTAGGGGAAGACCTGCCGCCGCGTGCCACACCCTACTCGCGCGAAGAAGCTGTGGCAGCCATGGCCTCGTGCCATCCCGTGATCGAGGTGCTCGAGCCAGGGCTGAGCGATTCCACCAAGGCCGACCGCAACTCCACGCTCGCCGATCTGCAGATGCACGGCGGCTTCATCTACGGTCCTGCATTCGATAACTGGCAGTCGGTCGACTTCAACACTGAAAAGGTCACATTGGCGGTCGATGGCGTCATTCGCGTCGAGCGCACCGGCTCGAACACCTCGGGCGACCTGGTAAAGCTGCTCCCCTGGCTGGCAAACGAAGGCGCCGCACGCACCGGCGGCCTGCGCAAAGGTCAATGGATCACGACAGGATCGTGGACCGGCAACACCCAGGCTTCGGCTGGTTCCGCTGCGGATGTAGTCTTCTCAACCGTAGGCAGCGTCAGCCTGCGCTTCGCCTAA